A region of the Denticeps clupeoides chromosome 12, fDenClu1.1, whole genome shotgun sequence genome:
AAATATGTTGCCATACCTATGACATTTCAACAAAGTCCATATCaagtttctctctctttctgccccCTCCATTATCTGTTCTTCAGTCTATATGATGCTGTGTCGTCTCTGTTGAAGAACAAGATCCACAGGCTGCCTGTAATAGACCCACTGACAGGAAACACCCTCTACATCCTCACACACAAGAGGATCCTCAAGTTCCTCAAACTCTTTGTGAGTCTGATGCTTCTTCATCTTGTGCCAACAAATTGTCTTCAATTTTGTAGTTTATATATAATCCATTTTAACACTTTTtcaaaaacttcatttttacaCCTTATGTGTTTTAATGACTGACAGAGTGTTACCTTTAGCGTTTTATTGCTCTTACTCAGTGAAGAAACATTAAATACACACCTCTTCTCACACATTCTAATACCAAACTCCACACACCCTCAGCTGTTAAGTCTTTAATGCAAGTTATAGAATGTATTAACCAGTGACTCATCCAGCATTCAAAAGACTCTTAAATGTCACTGTCTGCAGATTTCAGAGATGCCCAAACCTGCCTTCCTGAGCCAAAcgctggaggagctgaacattGGAACGTTTGAGAAGATTGCCGTAGTGCGTGCTGACACACCTCTCTACACCGCTCTCGGGATATTCGTGGATCAGAGGGTGTCAGCCTTGCCTGTTGTCGATGACAAGGGTGACAATATATTTACTTATTGTTAATATATtacttctgctttttttttttttaatgtgtctttGTATTGTTTCTTAAAAGGGCGAGTTGTGGACATCTACTCAAAGTTTGATGTCATAGTAAGTATATGATACCCTTCTCTTTGTTAATAAACTGGGCAAGAGTGGGAAGGGGCCTGGGATAAAGGTCATTTTATTACTAGTGTGTTCTAAAGCACAGGCACCTCCCCCAGTTTTTGCTCAGTTGTTACAGAACCACAAATTAAACACAGCCATGTATTGATTTAATGATCCATAAACCCAGAGCCCATCTCTGTCTGCCCGCTATAGCTTGATGTACTCAACAGAAATGTGTGATTTTACAGCCTAGATATACAGTAGGTATATCCAACACTATTCTATGCTATTGTGTGTGTAGGCATATGTAACTTGaattatagtgtgtgtgttcttatgGGGCATGTTTATGCGCATGTGTGTGCAGAGCGGTTCATCTGTGATTTCCCTATAGAACCTGGCAGCAGAAAAGACGTACAACAACCTAGATGTGACTGTCACAAAGGCCCTGCAGCATCGCTCTCAGTACTTTGAGGGGGTCTTGACCTGTCACAGACATGAGACCCTGGAGGCCATCATTAACAGACTGGTGGAGGCAGAGGTAACAGGGATCATGAGAAATGTACAgcgcatccagaaagtattcatagcaaatcacttttcccacattttgttatgtcggCCTTATTCCAAAGTGGATTAAATTTTCCTCTGAATTCTTCACAccacaccccataatgacaatgtggaaaaaagttttggcacatttattaaaatatgtatttacagcatttgctcaatactttgttgtagcacctttggcagcaaatACAGCCTTGAATACGATGCCAAAATATGACGCTCATTCTTCTTTTACTTTCCTGATGCACTATTTgatttgtatgtttattttatttgcttaaaataaatttgaaagGAGACCTGTTTATCTGTTGCTTTGTTCCACAGGTCCATAGGTTAGTAGTGGTGGATGAACAGGAAGTTGTGAAAGGAATCGTATCGCTGTCAGACATTCTGCAGGCCCTGGTTCTCACCAATGGCGATGAAGGTGTGTGTTCACGTATACACATTCAGACTTGTCGAGACGATTACAACAGTACCTTAATATTGTATATAGTTTAAAATGCCAAATTATAACAATGTACTGTGTTGTGCAAAAGTCTTACCAGGCAAAACCAAACCACTGATAATCAAAGATTGATTTACCttaaatgtttcttgtagaattatCTTagaaagatacaaaaaaaacaacagctctgttatcctattgttctctgatcGACAATACATCTGTAGATTTGATCTTGTAGGGGAAACATATTAGGGTATTAATATGTTTACAGGGTTTGCTTTTCCCAATTATTTTAGAAGTCCATCCCTGACCAATTTCAGAATCACTCAAAAAAGT
Encoded here:
- the prkag1 gene encoding 5'-AMP-activated protein kinase subunit gamma-1, which codes for MECVPPIPDDLEGKKEHHAEDPEYNVYTRFMKSHRCYDLVPTSSKLVVFDTSLQVKKAFFALVSNGVRAAPLWDSKKQCFVGMLTITDFINILHRYYKSPLVQIYELEEHKIETWREVYLQGSFKPLVSISPNASLYDAVSSLLKNKIHRLPVIDPLTGNTLYILTHKRILKFLKLFISEMPKPAFLSQTLEELNIGTFEKIAVVRADTPLYTALGIFVDQRVSALPVVDDKGRVVDIYSKFDVINLAAEKTYNNLDVTVTKALQHRSQYFEGVLTCHRHETLEAIINRLVEAEVHRLVVVDEQEVVKGIVSLSDILQALVLTNGDEGSA